A part of Planococcus sp. MB-3u-03 genomic DNA contains:
- the rpsU gene encoding 30S ribosomal protein S21 produces MEDALRRFKRTVSKSGTMQEVRKREYYDKPSVKRKLKSEAARKRKF; encoded by the coding sequence ATTGAAGATGCTCTTCGCCGCTTCAAACGCACTGTTTCGAAGTCCGGAACAATGCAAGAGGTAAGAAAGCGCGAGTATTATGATAAGCCGAGCGTGAAACGTAAATTGAAATCAGAAGCTGCGCGTAAACGTAAATTTTAA
- a CDS encoding 16S rRNA (uracil(1498)-N(3))-methyltransferase: MQRYFLEDKESGNGYLTITGDDAKHIAKVMRQSVGEQLIAVVSGKVHLAEITDIDLDVQVKLIRELEDRSELPKKVTIACGLPKGDKLELITQKATELGMSALLPYSAERSIVKWDGAKSVKKIERLKKIAKEAAEQSHRSRIPAIHTVHSFKELANAAKNYDAVIVAYEEEAKKSGGRRFAEILESLYDKDSILLVFGPEGGISETEAAALKEAGAQFTALGPRILRTETAPLYALSAISYEFE; this comes from the coding sequence ATGCAACGATATTTTTTGGAAGATAAAGAATCTGGCAATGGCTATTTGACGATTACAGGAGACGACGCCAAACATATCGCGAAAGTGATGCGTCAATCAGTAGGTGAACAATTGATTGCCGTCGTTTCCGGTAAAGTCCATTTGGCGGAGATCACGGATATTGACTTGGATGTTCAAGTCAAGCTCATCCGGGAGCTCGAGGACCGAAGCGAATTGCCGAAAAAAGTGACGATCGCCTGTGGACTGCCGAAAGGCGATAAGCTCGAACTGATCACCCAAAAAGCGACGGAACTGGGGATGAGCGCGTTATTGCCCTATTCGGCGGAGCGCTCGATCGTCAAATGGGACGGCGCCAAAAGTGTAAAGAAAATCGAGCGGTTGAAGAAAATCGCCAAGGAAGCGGCTGAGCAATCGCATCGCAGCCGCATTCCTGCCATACATACCGTACACAGCTTTAAAGAGCTGGCGAACGCCGCGAAAAATTACGATGCGGTCATCGTCGCCTATGAAGAAGAAGCGAAAAAGAGCGGCGGAAGGCGGTTTGCCGAAATTCTGGAATCATTGTATGATAAAGACTCAATCTTGCTTGTTTTCGGGCCGGAAGGCGGCATTTCGGAAACAGAAGCAGCCGCACTCAAGGAAGCTGGCGCACAGTTCACTGCGCTTGGGCCGCGCATTCTCCGCACAGAGACGGCTCCGCTTTATGCATTGTCTGCAATATCCTATGAATTTGAATGA
- a CDS encoding NfeD family protein, with protein MAFTLAIPAISADNGKVYVIPIEAEVEQGLQSFLEQGIDEAEEASAEAIVFEIDTPGGFVNAADGIARLLDEAEPETLAFVNQDALSAGAFLALHNDEIYMHPNGRMGAAQVIDQSGNAAADKANSAWLSSMRSAAESSGRDPQFALAMADASIDLPEYRAAEGDLLTLGAQEALDVGYSEGTVSSLDELLEMKGLSGAEVIQVEENWSETLARFLTSPIVVPILLSVAGLGLLLELFTPGVGIPGFFGLFSLMLFFYGHLVAGLAGYESILLLVFGLGLILLEFFVPGGILGILGILAVIGSVLLAGEDVQSTAVAILIALLVASAGMVILVKFFGKKLNMFKRIILTDATDTEHGYVSAVNRPELIGQIARTTNALRPSGTIRLDDEYIDAVSEGRFIDSNKDVKIIKVEGSRIVVRELEKQEEEE; from the coding sequence ATGGCATTCACTTTAGCCATTCCGGCCATCTCGGCGGATAACGGAAAAGTTTATGTCATTCCGATTGAAGCGGAAGTGGAGCAGGGCTTGCAGTCGTTTCTGGAGCAGGGCATCGATGAAGCCGAAGAAGCCAGTGCGGAAGCCATTGTCTTTGAGATCGATACACCGGGTGGTTTTGTCAATGCAGCAGATGGCATCGCTCGCCTATTGGATGAAGCCGAGCCTGAGACACTTGCTTTCGTCAACCAGGACGCCCTCTCGGCTGGCGCATTTCTGGCCTTGCATAATGATGAAATCTATATGCATCCGAATGGCCGGATGGGCGCGGCGCAAGTCATCGACCAGTCGGGCAATGCGGCTGCCGATAAGGCGAACTCTGCCTGGTTGTCCTCGATGAGAAGCGCTGCTGAATCGTCAGGCCGTGATCCGCAATTTGCCTTGGCGATGGCGGATGCCAGCATCGACCTTCCGGAATACCGGGCTGCTGAAGGTGATTTATTGACACTCGGCGCTCAGGAAGCGCTCGATGTCGGCTATTCGGAAGGGACCGTGTCGTCTCTCGATGAACTTCTTGAAATGAAAGGCCTTTCAGGTGCTGAGGTCATCCAAGTGGAAGAAAACTGGTCAGAGACGCTCGCGCGTTTTCTGACGAGCCCGATTGTGGTCCCGATCTTACTGTCGGTGGCCGGTCTCGGCTTACTGCTTGAGCTGTTCACGCCTGGAGTTGGGATCCCTGGATTCTTCGGCTTGTTTTCACTAATGCTGTTCTTCTACGGGCATTTAGTGGCAGGGCTTGCCGGGTATGAATCGATTTTGCTGTTGGTCTTCGGGCTCGGTCTGATCCTGCTGGAATTTTTCGTTCCAGGCGGCATACTCGGAATTCTCGGGATACTGGCTGTCATCGGAAGTGTTCTGTTAGCGGGTGAAGACGTCCAGTCAACAGCGGTCGCAATTTTGATTGCATTACTTGTAGCTTCAGCAGGGATGGTGATTTTAGTGAAATTTTTCGGGAAAAAGTTGAACATGTTCAAACGGATTATCCTGACCGATGCCACCGATACGGAGCATGGCTATGTATCGGCCGTCAACCGGCCGGAACTTATCGGCCAGATCGCCCGAACGACCAATGCCCTGAGGCCTTCTGGCACCATCCGGCTCGATGATGAATACATCGATGCGGTATCCGAAGGACGGTTTATCGACAGCAACAAAGATGTTAAGATTATCAAGGTAGAAGGGTCTCGCATCGTTGTGCGTGAACTCGAAAAACAAGAGGAGGAAGAATAA
- a CDS encoding PhoH family protein: MTENNLLELHVKDPNEAVLLLGTSDSHLSLIEESFDIHIITRGEVIRLEGSEEGRQTGKLLLEQLLKVIRKNINIDQRDIVSAIEMAKNGTIEYFAELYDEEVARSATGRSIRAKTIGQRHYIHAIKKSDMVFGIGPAGTGKTYLAVVLAVQALKNGHVKKIVLTRPAVEAGESLGFLPGDLKEKVDPYLRPLYDALHDVIGQEQTNRLIERGTIEVAPLAYMRGRTLEEAFIILDEAQNTTKAQMKMFLTRLGFNSKMIVTGDKTQIDLPRGAESGLIAAEKNLHGVKGIEFQYLEKGDVVRHPLVSKIIEAYENQPS, encoded by the coding sequence ATGACAGAAAACAACCTACTCGAATTGCATGTGAAAGACCCGAACGAAGCAGTCCTGCTTCTCGGCACATCCGACAGCCATCTGTCGCTGATCGAAGAGAGTTTTGATATACACATCATCACGCGCGGCGAAGTGATTCGCCTCGAAGGGTCCGAAGAAGGCCGACAGACCGGAAAGTTGTTGTTGGAGCAATTATTGAAAGTTATCCGCAAAAACATCAATATCGACCAGCGCGATATCGTGTCGGCTATTGAAATGGCGAAAAACGGGACGATTGAATATTTCGCTGAACTTTACGATGAAGAAGTGGCACGCAGTGCGACCGGCCGTTCCATCCGCGCCAAAACGATTGGGCAGCGCCATTATATCCACGCCATCAAAAAAAGCGATATGGTCTTCGGGATCGGCCCGGCCGGAACCGGAAAAACCTATCTAGCCGTCGTGTTGGCAGTGCAAGCCTTGAAAAACGGCCATGTCAAAAAGATCGTCTTGACGCGCCCTGCAGTTGAAGCAGGAGAAAGCCTCGGGTTCTTGCCGGGCGACTTGAAGGAAAAAGTCGATCCGTATTTGCGCCCTTTATATGACGCATTGCATGACGTCATCGGTCAAGAACAGACCAACCGCCTAATTGAACGCGGAACGATCGAAGTGGCACCGCTCGCTTACATGAGAGGGCGGACACTTGAAGAAGCGTTCATTATCTTGGATGAAGCCCAGAACACGACGAAAGCACAAATGAAAATGTTTTTGACGCGCCTCGGCTTTAACTCGAAAATGATCGTCACCGGCGATAAAACCCAGATTGACTTGCCTCGCGGGGCGGAGTCCGGGTTGATCGCTGCAGAGAAAAATTTGCACGGCGTCAAAGGCATTGAATTTCAGTACCTGGAAAAAGGCGATGTCGTCCGCCATCCGCTCGTCTCAAAAATTATCGAAGCTTACGAGAACCAGCCTAGTTAA
- a CDS encoding cytidine deaminase: MDKQQLMEQAISARGNAYVPYSKFPVGAALLSKDGKVYTGCNIENAGYSLTNCAERTAVFKAVSEGVKQFEALAVAADTKGPVAPCGACRQVLVEFCAPDMPVYLTNLEGAVSETTIAELLPGAFTTGDLDYASRK; the protein is encoded by the coding sequence ATGGACAAACAACAATTGATGGAACAAGCAATCTCGGCGCGCGGCAATGCCTACGTGCCGTATTCGAAATTCCCGGTAGGGGCGGCGCTATTATCCAAGGATGGCAAAGTCTATACTGGATGCAATATTGAAAATGCCGGTTATTCGCTGACCAATTGCGCAGAACGCACAGCTGTCTTCAAGGCTGTATCGGAAGGCGTCAAGCAGTTCGAAGCATTGGCAGTGGCTGCTGATACGAAAGGACCGGTCGCGCCGTGCGGGGCATGCCGCCAAGTGCTGGTGGAATTTTGTGCGCCGGACATGCCGGTTTATTTAACGAATCTAGAAGGAGCGGTGTCTGAGACGACCATCGCAGAATTGCTTCCGGGCGCCTTCACAACGGGGGATTTAGACTATGCATCAAGGAAATAA
- the prmA gene encoding 50S ribosomal protein L11 methyltransferase: protein MKWSELSIHTTNEAIESISNILHEAGASGVVIEDSEDLTKDREDVFGEIYSLDPEDFPTEGVILKAYLPVNSFLGEAVEGIKLAINNLAEFNINVGRNVVTISEVNEEDWATSWKKYYHPVKISKRFTIVPTWETYHPVSSDELIIELDPGMAFGTGTHPTTVMSLQALEKHVKQGNTVIDVGTGSGVLAIGAALLEAASVRALDLDEIAVKAAGLNVKLNKVQDHVHVFHGNLLEAIDDPADVVVANILAEIIMSFTDDAYQAVKPGGIYITSGIIAQKKNDVKQALEASGFVIEDIMMMEDWVTIISKKPL from the coding sequence GTGAAATGGTCCGAGCTGTCGATTCATACAACGAATGAAGCGATTGAATCAATTTCCAACATTCTGCATGAAGCAGGGGCGAGCGGAGTCGTCATCGAGGATTCCGAAGATCTGACGAAAGACCGTGAAGACGTATTCGGTGAAATTTATTCACTCGATCCTGAAGATTTCCCGACGGAAGGCGTCATTTTGAAAGCGTATTTGCCGGTCAATAGCTTTCTCGGGGAAGCCGTCGAAGGCATCAAGCTGGCCATCAACAATCTTGCGGAATTCAATATCAATGTCGGGCGCAATGTCGTCACGATCAGTGAAGTGAATGAAGAAGATTGGGCAACGTCATGGAAGAAGTATTACCATCCGGTAAAAATCTCCAAAAGATTCACCATTGTGCCGACATGGGAAACCTATCATCCAGTTTCAAGCGATGAATTGATCATCGAACTCGATCCGGGCATGGCATTCGGTACGGGAACGCATCCGACAACTGTCATGAGCCTGCAGGCACTCGAAAAGCATGTCAAGCAAGGCAATACGGTCATCGATGTGGGGACCGGTTCGGGCGTACTCGCAATCGGTGCAGCCTTGCTTGAAGCAGCGTCGGTCAGAGCGCTGGACCTCGATGAAATTGCGGTGAAAGCGGCAGGGCTGAATGTGAAATTGAACAAAGTACAAGACCATGTCCATGTATTCCATGGCAATTTGCTCGAAGCGATCGATGACCCGGCAGATGTAGTCGTGGCCAATATACTCGCTGAGATCATCATGTCGTTTACGGATGACGCTTACCAGGCCGTCAAGCCGGGTGGCATCTACATCACGTCCGGAATCATCGCGCAGAAGAAAAATGACGTGAAGCAAGCGCTCGAAGCTTCGGGCTTTGTCATTGAGGATATTATGATGATGGAAGACTGGGTAACGATCATTTCAAAAAAACCGCTATAA
- a CDS encoding diacylglycerol kinase family protein produces the protein MKLSRFLSSFRFAAQGVGTSIKREQNMKVHAVSAVVVLIAAIWTGLDRTEWMLVIVLIGGMLALELVNSALERTVDLVTAERHPLAKQAKDMAAGAVLVFAVTSAIIGLLIFLPKWF, from the coding sequence ATGAAGCTGAGTAGGTTTCTATCCTCATTCCGTTTTGCTGCGCAAGGGGTTGGCACATCCATAAAGCGGGAACAGAATATGAAAGTACATGCGGTCTCGGCAGTGGTTGTCTTGATCGCCGCAATCTGGACTGGTCTCGACCGCACGGAGTGGATGCTGGTGATTGTGCTGATCGGCGGCATGTTGGCGCTTGAACTGGTTAATTCGGCGCTGGAGCGGACCGTCGATCTCGTCACTGCAGAGCGCCATCCGCTGGCGAAGCAAGCGAAAGACATGGCAGCAGGAGCCGTTTTGGTATTTGCTGTGACAAGTGCTATAATCGGTTTGCTGATCTTTTTGCCTAAATGGTTTTAA
- the floA gene encoding flotillin-like protein FloA (flotillin-like protein involved in membrane lipid rafts): protein MGLEAIGLGAAIIGIIVVLAIFFTFVPVTLWISALAAGVRISIFTLIGMRLRRVIPSRIVNPLIKASKAGLSVQINQLESHYLAGGNVDRVVNALIAAHRANIDLPFERAAAIDLAGRDVLEAVQMSVNPKVIETPFIAGVAMDGIEVKAKARITVRANIDRLVGGAGEETIVARVGEGIVSTLGSSTNHKKVLENPDLISQTVLGKGLDSGTAFEILSIDIADVDIGKNIGAELQTEQADADKKIAQAKAEERRAMAVASEQEMKAKVVQMRAKVVEAEAEVPMAMSEALRSGNIGVMDYINYKNVQADTSMRESISKSGTEKQEDEN, encoded by the coding sequence ATGGGACTTGAAGCAATCGGCTTAGGCGCCGCGATAATTGGTATTATCGTTGTACTTGCCATCTTTTTCACATTCGTACCAGTCACATTATGGATCTCGGCTTTAGCTGCCGGCGTCCGCATCAGCATCTTCACATTGATCGGGATGAGATTGCGCCGGGTTATCCCATCGCGCATCGTCAACCCGTTGATCAAGGCTTCAAAAGCCGGTCTTTCCGTACAGATCAACCAATTGGAAAGCCATTACTTGGCTGGCGGTAACGTCGACCGTGTCGTCAACGCATTGATCGCAGCACACCGTGCCAATATCGATTTGCCGTTCGAACGCGCAGCAGCAATCGACCTTGCCGGCCGTGACGTACTTGAAGCGGTTCAAATGTCGGTTAACCCGAAAGTTATCGAAACGCCATTCATTGCCGGTGTTGCAATGGACGGGATCGAAGTGAAAGCAAAAGCGCGGATTACCGTGCGCGCCAATATCGACCGACTCGTCGGTGGTGCCGGTGAAGAGACAATCGTCGCCCGTGTTGGTGAAGGGATCGTTTCTACACTCGGTTCAAGCACGAACCATAAAAAAGTTCTAGAAAACCCGGACCTCATCTCCCAAACCGTACTAGGCAAAGGACTGGATTCCGGTACAGCTTTTGAAATCTTGTCCATCGATATCGCAGATGTGGATATCGGCAAAAACATCGGTGCCGAGCTTCAGACTGAGCAAGCGGATGCCGATAAGAAAATCGCTCAGGCGAAAGCCGAAGAGCGCCGTGCAATGGCTGTCGCTAGCGAGCAGGAAATGAAAGCGAAAGTCGTCCAGATGCGCGCGAAAGTTGTCGAAGCAGAAGCTGAAGTGCCGATGGCGATGTCAGAAGCACTCCGTTCAGGAAACATCGGCGTGATGGATTATATCAATTACAAGAATGTCCAAGCTGATACAAGCATGCGCGAATCCATTTCGAAAAGCGGAACGGAAAAACAAGAGGACGAAAACTAA
- the mtaB gene encoding tRNA (N(6)-L-threonylcarbamoyladenosine(37)-C(2))-methylthiotransferase MtaB — protein MSTVAFHTLGCKVNHYETEAIWQLFKEQGYERTEFERLSDVYVINTCTVTNTGDKKSRQVIRRAVRSNPDAVICVTGCYAQTSPAEIMAIPGVDIVVGTQDRTKLLDYIEQYRAERKPINAVGNIMKNRVYEELDVPAFTDRTRASLKIQEGCNNFCTFCIIPWARGLMRSRDPQEVIRQAQQLVDAGYQEIVLTGIHTGGYGEDLKEYNLAQLLRDLEADVKGLKRLRISSIEASQLTDEVIAVLKQSDIVVRHLHIPIQSGSDTVLKRMRRKYTMAFFANRLERLRDALPDLAITSDVIVGFPGETEEEFMDTFNFIRDHRFSELHVFPYSMRTGTPAARMDGQIDEAVKNERVHRLIELNDQLAKEYASRYEGELLEIIPEEESKDHPSGGMLVGYTDNYLKVAIPGDESLIGKIVKVKITKPGYPMNEGQFVRVMDSLPV, from the coding sequence ATGTCAACAGTCGCATTTCATACTCTAGGTTGCAAAGTGAACCATTATGAAACCGAAGCGATTTGGCAGTTATTCAAAGAACAGGGTTATGAGCGCACTGAGTTTGAACGTCTTTCCGATGTTTATGTCATCAACACCTGCACCGTCACCAACACAGGGGATAAAAAGAGCCGCCAAGTGATACGCCGTGCCGTCCGCTCCAATCCGGATGCGGTCATTTGCGTTACAGGCTGCTATGCCCAGACTTCGCCCGCTGAAATCATGGCAATTCCCGGCGTCGATATCGTTGTCGGTACGCAAGACCGGACAAAGCTGCTGGACTATATTGAGCAATATCGTGCAGAGCGCAAGCCGATCAATGCCGTGGGCAATATCATGAAGAACCGCGTCTATGAAGAATTGGATGTGCCCGCCTTCACAGACCGTACGCGCGCCTCATTGAAAATCCAGGAAGGCTGCAATAATTTCTGCACCTTCTGCATCATTCCATGGGCGCGTGGATTGATGCGCTCGCGCGACCCCCAGGAAGTCATCCGGCAAGCACAGCAATTGGTCGATGCCGGCTATCAGGAAATCGTCTTGACCGGCATTCATACAGGGGGCTACGGGGAAGATCTGAAGGAGTATAATCTGGCGCAGCTTCTGCGCGATTTGGAAGCGGACGTCAAGGGCTTGAAACGCCTGCGCATTTCTTCGATCGAAGCAAGCCAGCTGACGGACGAAGTGATCGCCGTCTTGAAACAATCCGACATTGTCGTGAGGCATCTTCACATCCCGATTCAATCCGGTTCTGATACGGTGTTGAAACGGATGCGGCGGAAATATACGATGGCATTTTTCGCAAATCGCCTCGAGCGCCTGCGCGATGCCTTACCGGATTTGGCGATCACTTCTGACGTCATCGTCGGTTTCCCTGGAGAGACGGAAGAAGAATTCATGGACACTTTCAATTTTATCCGCGACCACAGGTTCTCGGAGCTTCATGTATTCCCGTATTCGATGCGCACCGGCACGCCGGCAGCGCGCATGGATGGCCAGATCGATGAAGCGGTCAAAAATGAACGCGTCCACCGCCTGATCGAATTGAACGATCAGCTGGCGAAGGAATACGCCAGCCGATATGAAGGCGAGCTCTTGGAAATCATTCCGGAAGAAGAGTCGAAAGACCATCCGTCAGGCGGCATGCTTGTCGGCTACACGGATAATTACTTGAAAGTCGCCATTCCGGGCGACGAATCGCTGATTGGGAAAATCGTCAAGGTGAAAATCACCAAGCCGGGGTATCCGATGAACGAAGGGCAGTTTGTCCGCGTGATGGACAGTTTGCCTGTCTGA
- the ybeY gene encoding rRNA maturation RNase YbeY produces MLTIDFIDETEQLDDKALAFVSKVLEHAAQHEETGEAEVSVTFTDDESIRAINRDYREKDQATDVISFSMEEQGEDEVAIIGETGPRLLGDIIISVERTKLQAEEYGHSFERELGFLAVHGFLHLLGYDHMNEQDEKEMFGRQEEILASLGVTRDAHEAE; encoded by the coding sequence ATGCTGACAATCGATTTCATAGACGAAACGGAACAATTGGATGACAAGGCGCTTGCCTTTGTGAGCAAGGTATTGGAGCATGCGGCACAGCATGAAGAAACAGGAGAAGCGGAAGTATCGGTCACATTTACGGATGATGAATCGATCCGTGCGATCAACCGCGATTACCGGGAGAAGGACCAGGCAACGGATGTCATCTCCTTTTCAATGGAAGAACAAGGGGAAGATGAAGTGGCCATCATCGGTGAAACAGGCCCGCGCCTGCTAGGGGATATCATCATCTCTGTGGAGCGCACCAAGCTCCAGGCAGAGGAATACGGGCATAGCTTCGAACGCGAACTCGGCTTTTTGGCAGTGCACGGATTTTTGCATTTGCTCGGCTACGACCATATGAATGAGCAGGATGAAAAGGAAATGTTTGGTAGACAGGAAGAAATTTTAGCTTCCCTTGGCGTTACGCGTGATGCGCATGAAGCTGAGTAG
- the deoC gene encoding deoxyribose-phosphate aldolase: MTNIASLIDHTLLKAEATAPQIEQLCKEAAEYHFASVCVNPAWVALAAKQLDQSEVKVCTVIGFPLGASTSETKAFETKDAIEKGAGEIDMVLNIGALKSGQEDVVKADVEAVVNAAKGKAIVKVILEICLLTDEEIKLASRLSKEAGADFVKTSTGFSTGGATVEAVRLMRETVGPDLGVKASGGVRSLEDVEKMVEAGATRIGASSGVQIMQGLTSDNDY, from the coding sequence ATGACGAATATTGCATCTTTAATCGACCATACTTTATTGAAAGCGGAAGCTACAGCACCGCAAATCGAACAGCTTTGCAAAGAAGCGGCAGAATATCATTTCGCTTCTGTTTGCGTCAACCCGGCGTGGGTCGCGCTTGCCGCAAAACAACTTGACCAGAGCGAAGTGAAAGTCTGCACGGTGATCGGCTTCCCGCTCGGCGCCTCGACTTCTGAAACAAAAGCGTTCGAGACGAAGGATGCCATCGAAAAAGGCGCAGGCGAAATCGATATGGTCTTGAACATCGGCGCATTGAAGAGCGGCCAGGAAGATGTCGTGAAAGCGGATGTCGAAGCGGTCGTGAACGCAGCAAAAGGGAAAGCGATCGTAAAAGTGATCCTTGAAATCTGCTTGCTGACGGATGAAGAAATCAAATTGGCCAGCCGCCTGTCGAAAGAAGCGGGAGCTGATTTCGTCAAAACATCGACTGGCTTTTCCACTGGCGGCGCAACTGTCGAAGCCGTGCGCCTAATGCGCGAAACGGTCGGCCCTGACCTTGGCGTCAAAGCTTCTGGCGGCGTCCGCAGCCTTGAAGATGTAGAGAAAATGGTCGAAGCAGGAGCGACTCGCATCGGCGCAAGTTCAGGAGTCCAGATCATGCAAGGCCTCACTTCAGACAACGATTATTAA
- a CDS encoding HD family phosphohydrolase translates to MAGWIRRIYLRFGAPVVLIGISFMTALLMFGFLYDTMATDTYEVELFQLSEETIRAAKTVEDPVRTELERERAAAEVQPSYRYIEEIADNQAAVVDSLFGYVLEAKRTTEADDEDEPDPRNLDEALSSLRESIRLLEQNENGLRLTDDMLLSLLALEDDVLMRVEREVRNQVLAVLQDPLREAGLTQARNSAEQEIRGDDQVPASAIPAAAAIARANIVPNELINEELTEQQTEQARASVEPTRILQGQVLIQEGQLIDREVYRQLELAGMTEQQSNYRPVFALSLFVLIAAGLLLLVLQSAKVEGVKKAIRLTIVFVVFALSLAIMKLLEIISGNFEVVIDFIYPTALAGILVRLLIDERTAVYVTVLLSASAGMMLQSGYAGVFQMDSALYVLFGGLTGIYLIRNGHRSIRILPISLAVGGVHLLYVAFYLLMNQSQYTVEEIAFYVAAALTAGLLSGTLATGLLPLFETAFGILSTMKLLELSNPNHPLLKKILTETPGTYHHSVMVANLSDAACEAIGANGLLARVGCYYHDIGKTINPQYFIENQSHGNPHDQLSPEQSRDIILAHGKDGAAILRKQKMPKELIDIAEQHHGTTLLKFFYYKAKEHNEELPEQEYRYTGPKPQTRELAIIMVADSLEAAVRSMESPSTEKIRKMVDSITEDKLKDGQFDECDITLKELKRVKSVMCETLNGIFHSRIAYPDDKK, encoded by the coding sequence ATGGCGGGATGGATCAGGCGCATTTATTTGCGGTTCGGGGCTCCTGTAGTCTTGATCGGCATCAGTTTCATGACAGCGCTGCTCATGTTTGGATTTTTATACGATACGATGGCAACCGATACATATGAAGTGGAATTATTCCAATTGTCCGAGGAGACGATACGGGCGGCAAAAACTGTTGAAGACCCGGTGAGGACAGAACTTGAACGCGAGCGGGCAGCAGCGGAAGTGCAGCCGAGCTACCGGTATATCGAAGAAATCGCCGATAACCAGGCAGCAGTCGTCGATTCGCTATTTGGCTATGTGCTGGAAGCAAAGCGGACAACTGAAGCGGACGACGAGGATGAACCGGATCCGCGTAATTTAGATGAGGCTTTAAGCAGCCTTCGTGAATCGATCCGCCTGCTCGAACAAAATGAAAACGGGCTTCGCTTGACGGACGACATGCTCTTGTCGCTGCTCGCATTGGAAGATGATGTGCTTATGCGCGTTGAACGTGAAGTGCGCAACCAGGTGCTGGCAGTTCTGCAGGATCCGCTCCGCGAGGCCGGGCTTACGCAAGCGCGCAATTCAGCCGAGCAGGAAATCCGCGGGGACGACCAGGTGCCTGCTTCTGCGATTCCGGCGGCAGCGGCGATTGCCAGGGCCAATATTGTCCCGAATGAACTCATCAATGAAGAATTGACGGAGCAACAAACCGAACAAGCGCGGGCGAGTGTCGAGCCGACACGCATCTTGCAGGGGCAAGTCCTGATCCAGGAAGGCCAATTGATCGACCGTGAAGTCTACCGCCAGCTTGAACTGGCGGGAATGACCGAGCAGCAATCGAATTACCGTCCAGTGTTTGCCTTGAGCTTGTTTGTGCTGATCGCGGCGGGCTTATTGCTGCTGGTGTTGCAGAGCGCCAAAGTCGAAGGCGTTAAAAAAGCCATTCGGCTGACGATTGTTTTTGTCGTCTTCGCTTTGTCTTTGGCAATCATGAAGCTGCTCGAAATCATCAGCGGCAATTTTGAGGTGGTCATCGATTTTATCTACCCGACAGCATTAGCCGGCATTTTGGTGCGTTTATTGATCGATGAGCGGACAGCGGTCTATGTGACGGTTTTGCTTAGCGCCAGTGCAGGAATGATGCTGCAAAGCGGCTATGCCGGCGTTTTTCAGATGGATTCCGCTTTGTATGTGTTGTTTGGCGGCCTGACGGGGATATACTTAATACGTAATGGCCATAGAAGTATCCGCATCTTGCCGATCAGCTTGGCAGTCGGCGGCGTCCATTTGCTGTATGTGGCATTTTACCTGCTGATGAACCAAAGCCAGTACACGGTGGAAGAAATTGCTTTCTACGTCGCAGCGGCTCTGACAGCCGGTCTTTTGTCCGGGACGCTTGCGACCGGTTTATTGCCGCTGTTTGAAACGGCATTCGGCATTCTATCGACGATGAAGCTGCTCGAATTGTCGAATCCGAACCATCCTTTGCTGAAAAAGATTTTAACCGAGACGCCGGGAACTTACCACCACAGTGTCATGGTGGCAAACCTTTCGGATGCGGCGTGCGAAGCAATCGGGGCGAATGGCTTGCTTGCGCGGGTCGGCTGTTATTACCACGATATCGGCAAAACCATCAACCCACAGTACTTTATTGAAAATCAATCACATGGCAATCCGCATGATCAACTCAGTCCGGAACAAAGCCGTGACATCATTCTGGCGCACGGCAAAGACGGGGCGGCGATTTTGCGCAAGCAGAAAATGCCGAAAGAATTGATCGATATTGCAGAGCAGCATCATGGCACGACTTTATTGAAGTTCTTCTATTATAAAGCGAAAGAGCATAACGAGGAGCTGCCCGAGCAAGAATACCGCTACACGGGTCCGAAGCCGCAGACGCGGGAGCTTGCCATCATCATGGTGGCCGACAGCTTAGAAGCGGCGGTGCGCTCGATGGAATCACCGAGTACGGAAAAGATCCGCAAGATGGTCGATTCCATCACGGAAGATAAATTGAAAGATGGACAGTTTGACGAATGTGATATAACGTTAAAAGAACTGAAACGGGTCAAGAGCGTCATGTGCGAAACTTTGAACGGGATCTTCCATTCGAGGATCGCCTATCCCGATGATAAAAAATAA